The segment aagaGGGTGTGCCTTTAATTTTGGTTATTCTACAGGATAAAGGGACgtgttttttttggttattCTAGTAAGAAAAGAAGGCGTGTCCTTTGGTTATTATAGTGGGAAAAGAAGGCGTGTCCTTTGGTTATTATAGTGGGAAAAGAAGGTGTGTCCTTTGGTTATTCTAGAGGATAAAGAGGAGTTGTCCTTTGTTTATTCTAGAGAATAAAGAGGGTGTTCCTTTTGGTTGTTCTAGTGGATAAACAGGTATTGCCTTTTCTGTTGTTATGAAGGATAAATTGTGTGTAACTTTTGATtcgtatataaaaaaaaaagaggtcATACCCTTCAGTTTTTATTGAGTATAAAATGTTTTGCAATTAGATTTTCATGAAGTATAAAGAGAGAATGAATGTTGGCTTCATTAAATTTTCCGTGTTCTGCTTGTACTTTTGATTGCTAATGACAACATGATAATGTTCACACTAACGACGAAATCTAGGAAACACGGATATAAATAGCCTATCAGACGTTTCCCtattgtaaatttagaaacatcAAAAAGTTATGTCATTAttaaatgtttgttgaataactATTTCATTCAACTCAGGAACTAAACAATTTCGAAGAAACAAAATCGATCTGTTCAAAGAACTACAAGCTACTGGAGTTGACATCTGGTGTTGTACAATTTGCTGAAGAATTGTGGTAAAAACGATGATCCCTGTAACACATGTAAACTATGCATACTTAAAAGTAAGTCAGGATCTCAATATCAGAAAATTTGGTATCATTGAAAATGTGGTCCCATAAGGAATAAATCTATTTATACCAAAGCCTAATCTATCAGagattacaaaatattgacatGGCAAACACGTCTGAAATGTAGGTCAATATTCAAAGTCAATTGTTTAATAATTCTAATGTCACTAAATAATGTTTTTGCCACGAGATATATGCGGCAAAATAACAAGGCTTTGTGATATTACAGTGTGGTTCAAAATACATGTTCGAACTAGTTTTTACTTAGAATGTCAAGTTAGAAAGGTCAATGTTGGAAAGGTTGTGAGGTTAAAAATCTAAAAACTTTTTCTCATTCCAAAATATTGGCCGGCGCAAGGATACCTCGCATTAAGAAGTAGCATTCTATATAAGAAGTATATAGACGGTGATTTACTGGTGACGTTTGAGATTCTCTGATGTTTTCTTCCCATATGCACGAATTCAGTCGTGATTTGTTTATCACATTGTCATGACGCGCACGATCACGTTATGGACAGATAATTCTGTATTTTTACTGAAGGCACTTGAACCTTTCTGTTCGTTATTGTTTCTCAAAGTGATCTACACTATCTCTTTAACATTCTTAGTTGCATAAAACAGAATACATGAACAGCTATTACTCCGAGATATTGTTGTGGTGGCTTTAGAGGGGGCCCGGGACCCATCCGCCCCCTATCTGTggccaaaaataaaatgaatttatagAAATGTGTAGAGCAACAGCAAAAGTAAAAGATCTGACATGATACCTAGCAACAAAAGCATGGAGATAAACAAATCAATTATCTGATATTAGCtatcattattttaatatgtataaAGTATAGTTACAATAACTCGTAAAATAACCCCCAAAAGCATCAAATCCCTGGAAACCCCAGACCCCCAGCCTATTTCCCCCTTTTTAATAAACCCTGAATCCGCCAGTGCAACACTTACTGTAGTTTTCGTGATGCACACCCAGAaatgatttctacatttaccAATTATTTGTCATTGATAAACCTATTAAGCTGTTtcaatgttttttattttattttcgtgtaatatatattgtatacactATGGAAGCATGgcttattttttcaaattttttcttttaaaaaattcttaaggATAAATCACTTACTTTGCAACATTTCAAGATTTTTAGGTAAATTCCTATTTTTACCTTCCTGTCTAAGGACGACAACTCCAATAACGTGTCGGAGTAATTAATAGCTGTTCTGGTGTTCTGTTTTATGCGATTATGTACTCTTTGTAACAAACTAGAATTAGGCAATGAATTCCATAATCTGTTCAGCTGTActtatttttttcatgaaaggtgTAGATTCTTGCCAAACGCTTAACCGATTGTCGAAATACTATCAGCAATAGTGAATTAATGAACTGTAAAGACAAATATACTTGTACTATGATAGGACTTCTCAAATTTATCAAGTTAGTACTGTCCATATTTTATTTTACCTTCCTGTTGTGTTTCGTTCATTGTATTCAACATTGTTGTTGTTATTGATTTGACCTTTTTGTACTACTATGTTTCATGTGGAGCCTTTAATAAATTAAaaagttaataaaaaaaaaaaacgtttttaaaaaaaagcaactttcgtttttgttgaagaatgTTAAGATACATGCAGTATAGCTCATTttggtatttatttttattctcaTCCCAAATCACCTTATTCCTTTCTAATATTATGAAAAAAGATAAATGGATGGTACTCATCAAGttctttgaaataaatgcatgttcgttttaaaagcaaaattatATTGTTGTCCAGGGAACAAAAAATTCAGGGCCAGGACGTAATTTGAagattataattgtttttaaacttgaaaataaatgtagataaatGCATATAATCGATATTATGTACAAGAAATGACTTGTACGAATCATTTGGACTTGTTTTAAttcttttaatttgaattaaacGACCTTTACGATCGAGTATTATTACTTTGTGATTGTGTATCAACACTTTAGTGTATATGGCATACCACATCAAGCTTAAATCACCTAGAACCTCGTgatacaataaatacatgtatttatatatacaccCTACCAacattacacatacatgtacttggcGATAATGTGACACGCGCTTTGTACAGGAAGTCTATTAATAGCCCCATCACGCGGACATGAATTTCGTCTTGTAAACATATCATGTCCGTTATCAGTGAATATTGCTGTCATACCTAGCGAGATGAACACTGCCAGTGATAAAGTACCCCAGCGACCACTGGCCAAACTCATGTTCTACCTCCGGACCGTTTCTCGCTGTGTGGACATAAAGGAATTGTGTGATTTACCACGGTGGGCGGATTTTTCTCATTATCACCTGCTCACAAACAGAGAGGCGGACGATGTGGCGTGTCTGTGCTTGTCTTTGTCACCAGATAACCTACGACACAAATGTCTCTCAGAATGTGATTCAAAAGCTATGAACATGGACAACGTGTTTTATGACACAGAACTCGCAAAATCACAAGGATTACAGGTGTCCGATGTTGTCGCGGTCAATGGAAGTTACCTCCGCATTAAGGGTGTAATGACGTGCAAGGCGGAGTGGCTGGAGGAATTCTATTATACGCCAATCAAACATTATGAACATGTGATGGAGGGCGCCAAAATGACCCTCAGAATCAGGTCGTGTTCTCCAAGACTTATTCAGACATCACAAACAACGTACGGAACTTTCAGCACCGTGGGTTGTGTGTAATTAGAGTGGTGACCGTTAGATTCAGCGCTACGTGGTTAGAAAAGTGACCTCACTCCACCTAGCTCTTTCATGCCCGCTGGCACATACCTCAGTTAGAGTAGCGAACATTACATATATCAACATATCGTGACTTATCCTCTGCATAATTTTACTGGTCTTGTCCACTGatatttgtctgtctgtatttGAGGACAAGTTAGGTGAAATCTTGATCGTTTATtgttgaaataaatgtcacTTATATTAAGTACATCATAGCCTTTTTTCTCACACACATCCTTGTCACATGCATGATTGTACATGTGCACATGATACAAAAT is part of the Ostrea edulis chromosome 2, xbOstEdul1.1, whole genome shotgun sequence genome and harbors:
- the LOC125680546 gene encoding uncharacterized protein LOC125680546, which encodes MNTASDKVPQRPLAKLMFYLRTVSRCVDIKELCDLPRWADFSHYHLLTNREADDVACLCLSLSPDNLRHKCLSECDSKAMNMDNVFYDTELAKSQGLQVSDVVAVNGSYLRIKGVMTCKAEWLEEFYYTPIKHYEHVMEGAKMTLRIRSCSPRLIQTSQTTYGTFSTVGCV